Proteins from one Elephas maximus indicus isolate mEleMax1 chromosome 12, mEleMax1 primary haplotype, whole genome shotgun sequence genomic window:
- the RHBDF1 gene encoding inactive rhomboid protein 1 isoform X5, which produces MSEVRRDSTSSLQRKKPPWLKLDIPAAAPPATEESSYLQPLRRQVFLRSVSMPAETVRVPSPHPELRRPVLQRQTSITQTIRRGTADWFGVSKDSDSTQKWQRKSIRHCSQRYGKLKPQVIRELDLPSQDNISLTSTETPPPLYVGPCQLGMQKIIDPLARGRAFRLVDDTSDGLSAPHTPITPGATSLCSFSSSRSGFNRLPRRRKRESVAKMSFRAAAALVKGRSVRDGVGRRAHRCSFTPASFLEEDTADFPDELDTSFFAREGVLHEELSTYPDEVFETPSEAALKDWEKAPEQADLTGGALERSELERSHLMLPLERGWRKQKEGGTVATQPKVRLRQEVVSAVGPRRGQRIAVPVRKLFAREKRPYGLGMVGRLTNRTYRKRIDSYVKRQIEDMDDHRPFFTYWLTFVHSLVTILAVCTYGIAPVGFSQHETVDSVLRNRGVYENVKYVQQENFWIGPSSVRAAGQEALIHLGAKFSPCMRQDPQVHSFIRAARERERHSACCVRNDRSGCVQTSEEECSSTLALWVKWPIHPSAPELAGHKRQFGSVCHQDPRVCDEPSSEDPHEWPDDITKWPICTKNSAGNHTNHPHMDCAITGRPCCIGTKGRIPKQSKTPRGMCLKWCEITSREYCDFMRGYFHEEATLCSQVHCMDDVCGLLPFLNPEVPDQFYRLWLSLFLHAGILHCLVSVCFQMTILRDLEKLAGWHRISIIYLLSGITGNLASAIFLPYRAEVGPAGSQFGILACLFVELFQSWQILASPWRAFFKLLAVVLFLFTFGLLPWIDNFAHISGFVSGLFLSFAFLPYISFGKFDLYRKRCQIIIFQAVFLGLLGSLVVLFYFYPLPPPSGIRSCGCGGRSFSRVDARCPSFGD; this is translated from the exons ATGAGTGAGGTTCGCAGGGACAGCACAAGCAGCCTGCAGCGCAAGAAGCCGCCCTGGCTGAAGCTGGACATTCCAGCTGCAGCACCCCCAGCCACAGAGGAGTCCAGCTACCTGCAG CCCCTGAGGCGCCAGGTTTTCCTTCGGAGTGTGAGCATGCCAGCCGAGACCGTCCGCGTGCCTTCGCCCCACCCTGAGCTCCGGAGACCTGTGCTGCAGCGCCAGACGTCCATCACGCAGACCATCCGCAG GGGCACTGCTGACTGGTTTGGAGTGAGCAAGGAcagtgacagtacccagaagtggcAGCGCAAGAGCATCCGCCACTGCAGCCAGCGCTATGGGAAGCTGAAGCCCCAGGTCATCCGGGAGCTGGACTTGCCCAGCCAGGACAACATCTCACTGACCAGCACCGAGACACCACCCCCACTGTACGTGGGGCCGTGCCAGCTGGGCATGCAGAAG ATCATTGACCCCCTGGCCAGGGGCAGGGCTTTCCGATTGGTGGATGACACCTCTGATGGCCTGAGCGCCCCGCACACACCCATCACGCCTGGCGCCACCTCCCTCTGCTCCTTCTCCAGCTCCCGCTCGGGCTTCAACCGGCTCCCCCGGCGGCGGAAGCGAGAGTCGGTGGCCAAGATGAGCTTCCGGGCAGCTGCGGCACTGGTGAAG GGCCGCTCGGTGCGGGATGGCGTGGGGCGCAGGGCACATCGCTGCAGCTTCACTCCCGCCAgtttcctggaggaggacacGGCTGACTTCCCTGACGAGCTGGACACGTCCTTCTTTGCCCGG GAAGGAGTCCTCCACGAGGAGCTGTCCACCTACCCAGATGAAGTGTTTGAGACCCCATCGGAGGCGGCGCTCAAGGACTGGGAGAAGGCCCCGGAGCAGGCGGACCTCACGGGCGGGGCTCTGGAGCGCAGCGAGCTGGAGCGCAGCCACCTGATGCT GCCTCTGGAGCGTGGGTGGCGAAAGCAGAAGGAGGGCGGCACGGTGGCCACGCAGCCCAAGGTGCGGCTGCGGCAGGAGGTGGTGAGCGCAGTAGGGCCGCGGCGGGGCCAGCGCATCGCAGTGCCAGTGCGCAAGCTCTTCGCCCGAGAGAAGCGTCCTTACGGACTGGGAATGGTGGGCCGGCTCACCAACCGCACCTATCGTAAGCGCATCGACAGCTACGTCAAGCGGCAGATCGAGGACATGGACGACCACAG GCCCTTCTTCACCTACTGGCTCACCTTTGTGCACTCGCTTGTCACCATCCTGGCGGTCTGCACTTACGGCATCGCTCCAGTGGGCTTCTCGCAGCATGAGACGGTGGACTCG GTGCTGCGGAATCGCGGCGTCTATGAAAACGTCAAGTACGTGCAGCAGGAGAACTTCTGGATCGGGCCCAGCTCGGTGAGGGCTGCGGGCCAG GAGGCCCTCATCCACCTGGGCGCCAAGTTCTCACCCTGCATGCGACAGGACCCGCAGGTGCACAGCTTCATCCGCGCGGCTCGCGAGCGCGAGAGGCACTCCGCCTGCTGCGTGCGCAACGACCGCTCTGGCTGTGTGCAGACCTCCGAGGAAGAGTGCTCG TCCACACTGGCACTTTGGGTTAAGTGGCCCATCCATCCCAGCGCCCCAGAGCTCGCTGGCCACAAGAGGCAGTTTGGCTCTGTCTGCCACCAGGACCCCAG GGTGTGTGATGAGCCTTCCTCTGAGGACCCCCATGAGTGGCCTGATGACATCACCAAGTGGCCG ATCTGCACCAAAAACAGCGCCGGGAACCACACCAACCATCCCCACATGGACTGTGCCATCACAGGTCGGCCCTGCTGCATCGGCACCAAGGGCAG AATTCCGAAACAATCCAAGACACCAAGGGGAATGTGCTTAAAATG GTGTGAGATCACCTCCCGGGAGTACTGTGACTTCATGAGGGGCTACTTTCACGAGGAGGCCACACTTTGCTCTCAG GTGCACTGCATGGATGATGTGTGCGGGCTCCTGCCCTTCCTCAACCCTGAGGTGCCCGACCAGTTCTACCGCCTGTGGTTGTCCCTCTTCTTGCACGCAGG gATCCTGCACTGCCTGGTGTCCGTCTGCTTCCAGATGACCATCCTGCGGGACTTGGAGAAGCTTGCCGGTTGGCACCGCATCTCCATCATCTACCTGCTGAGTGGCATCACTGGCAACCTGGCCAGTGCCATCTTCTTGCCTTACCGTGCAGAG GTGGGCCCGGCTGGGTCGCAGTTTGGCATTCTGGCCTGCCTCTTTGTGGAGCTGTTCCAGAGCTGGCAGATCCTGGCGAGTCCGTGGCGTGCTTTCTTCAAGCTGCTGGCTGTGGTACTCTTCCTCTTCACCTTTGGGCTGCTGCCTTGGATCGACAACTTTGCCCACATCTCTGGCTTTGTCAGTGgcctcttcctctcctttgccTTCCTGCCATACATcagctttggcaagtttgacctGTACCGCAAGCGCTGCCAGATCATCATCTTCCAGGCCGTGTTCCTGGGGTTGCTCGGCAGCCTGGTGGTCCTCTTCTACTTCTACCCT CTGCCTCCTCCTTCTGGGATCCGATCGTGTGGCTGTGGAGGGAGGTCCTTCAGCCGGGTGGATGCACGGTGCCCTTCCTTTGGTGACTG A
- the RHBDF1 gene encoding inactive rhomboid protein 1 isoform X7: MSEVRRDSTSSLQRKKPPWLKLDIPAAAPPATEESSYLQPLRRQVFLRSVSMPAETVRVPSPHPELRRPVLQRQTSITQTIRRGTADWFGVSKDSDSTQKWQRKSIRHCSQRYGKLKPQVIRELDLPSQDNISLTSTETPPPLYVGPCQLGMQKIIDPLARGRAFRLVDDTSDGLSAPHTPITPGATSLCSFSSSRSGFNRLPRRRKRESVAKMSFRAAAALVKGRSVRDGVGRRAHRCSFTPASFLEEDTADFPDELDTSFFAREGVLHEELSTYPDEVFETPSEAALKDWEKAPEQADLTGGALERSELERSHLMLPLERGWRKQKEGGTVATQPKVRLRQEVVSAVGPRRGQRIAVPVRKLFAREKRPYGLGMVGRLTNRTYRKRIDSYVKRQIEDMDDHRPFFTYWLTFVHSLVTILAVCTYGIAPVGFSQHETVDSVLRNRGVYENVKYVQQENFWIGPSSEALIHLGAKFSPCMRQDPQVHSFIRAARERERHSACCVRNDRSGCVQTSEEECSSTLALWVKWPIHPSAPELAGHKRQFGSVCHQDPRVCDEPSSEDPHEWPDDITKWPICTKNSAGNHTNHPHMDCAITGRPCCIGTKGRCEITSREYCDFMRGYFHEEATLCSQVHCMDDVCGLLPFLNPEVPDQFYRLWLSLFLHAGILHCLVSVCFQMTILRDLEKLAGWHRISIIYLLSGITGNLASAIFLPYRAEVGPAGSQFGILACLFVELFQSWQILASPWRAFFKLLAVVLFLFTFGLLPWIDNFAHISGFVSGLFLSFAFLPYISFGKFDLYRKRCQIIIFQAVFLGLLGSLVVLFYFYPVRCEWCEFLTCIPFTDKFCEKYELDTQLH; this comes from the exons ATGAGTGAGGTTCGCAGGGACAGCACAAGCAGCCTGCAGCGCAAGAAGCCGCCCTGGCTGAAGCTGGACATTCCAGCTGCAGCACCCCCAGCCACAGAGGAGTCCAGCTACCTGCAG CCCCTGAGGCGCCAGGTTTTCCTTCGGAGTGTGAGCATGCCAGCCGAGACCGTCCGCGTGCCTTCGCCCCACCCTGAGCTCCGGAGACCTGTGCTGCAGCGCCAGACGTCCATCACGCAGACCATCCGCAG GGGCACTGCTGACTGGTTTGGAGTGAGCAAGGAcagtgacagtacccagaagtggcAGCGCAAGAGCATCCGCCACTGCAGCCAGCGCTATGGGAAGCTGAAGCCCCAGGTCATCCGGGAGCTGGACTTGCCCAGCCAGGACAACATCTCACTGACCAGCACCGAGACACCACCCCCACTGTACGTGGGGCCGTGCCAGCTGGGCATGCAGAAG ATCATTGACCCCCTGGCCAGGGGCAGGGCTTTCCGATTGGTGGATGACACCTCTGATGGCCTGAGCGCCCCGCACACACCCATCACGCCTGGCGCCACCTCCCTCTGCTCCTTCTCCAGCTCCCGCTCGGGCTTCAACCGGCTCCCCCGGCGGCGGAAGCGAGAGTCGGTGGCCAAGATGAGCTTCCGGGCAGCTGCGGCACTGGTGAAG GGCCGCTCGGTGCGGGATGGCGTGGGGCGCAGGGCACATCGCTGCAGCTTCACTCCCGCCAgtttcctggaggaggacacGGCTGACTTCCCTGACGAGCTGGACACGTCCTTCTTTGCCCGG GAAGGAGTCCTCCACGAGGAGCTGTCCACCTACCCAGATGAAGTGTTTGAGACCCCATCGGAGGCGGCGCTCAAGGACTGGGAGAAGGCCCCGGAGCAGGCGGACCTCACGGGCGGGGCTCTGGAGCGCAGCGAGCTGGAGCGCAGCCACCTGATGCT GCCTCTGGAGCGTGGGTGGCGAAAGCAGAAGGAGGGCGGCACGGTGGCCACGCAGCCCAAGGTGCGGCTGCGGCAGGAGGTGGTGAGCGCAGTAGGGCCGCGGCGGGGCCAGCGCATCGCAGTGCCAGTGCGCAAGCTCTTCGCCCGAGAGAAGCGTCCTTACGGACTGGGAATGGTGGGCCGGCTCACCAACCGCACCTATCGTAAGCGCATCGACAGCTACGTCAAGCGGCAGATCGAGGACATGGACGACCACAG GCCCTTCTTCACCTACTGGCTCACCTTTGTGCACTCGCTTGTCACCATCCTGGCGGTCTGCACTTACGGCATCGCTCCAGTGGGCTTCTCGCAGCATGAGACGGTGGACTCG GTGCTGCGGAATCGCGGCGTCTATGAAAACGTCAAGTACGTGCAGCAGGAGAACTTCTGGATCGGGCCCAGCTCG GAGGCCCTCATCCACCTGGGCGCCAAGTTCTCACCCTGCATGCGACAGGACCCGCAGGTGCACAGCTTCATCCGCGCGGCTCGCGAGCGCGAGAGGCACTCCGCCTGCTGCGTGCGCAACGACCGCTCTGGCTGTGTGCAGACCTCCGAGGAAGAGTGCTCG TCCACACTGGCACTTTGGGTTAAGTGGCCCATCCATCCCAGCGCCCCAGAGCTCGCTGGCCACAAGAGGCAGTTTGGCTCTGTCTGCCACCAGGACCCCAG GGTGTGTGATGAGCCTTCCTCTGAGGACCCCCATGAGTGGCCTGATGACATCACCAAGTGGCCG ATCTGCACCAAAAACAGCGCCGGGAACCACACCAACCATCCCCACATGGACTGTGCCATCACAGGTCGGCCCTGCTGCATCGGCACCAAGGGCAG GTGTGAGATCACCTCCCGGGAGTACTGTGACTTCATGAGGGGCTACTTTCACGAGGAGGCCACACTTTGCTCTCAG GTGCACTGCATGGATGATGTGTGCGGGCTCCTGCCCTTCCTCAACCCTGAGGTGCCCGACCAGTTCTACCGCCTGTGGTTGTCCCTCTTCTTGCACGCAGG gATCCTGCACTGCCTGGTGTCCGTCTGCTTCCAGATGACCATCCTGCGGGACTTGGAGAAGCTTGCCGGTTGGCACCGCATCTCCATCATCTACCTGCTGAGTGGCATCACTGGCAACCTGGCCAGTGCCATCTTCTTGCCTTACCGTGCAGAG GTGGGCCCGGCTGGGTCGCAGTTTGGCATTCTGGCCTGCCTCTTTGTGGAGCTGTTCCAGAGCTGGCAGATCCTGGCGAGTCCGTGGCGTGCTTTCTTCAAGCTGCTGGCTGTGGTACTCTTCCTCTTCACCTTTGGGCTGCTGCCTTGGATCGACAACTTTGCCCACATCTCTGGCTTTGTCAGTGgcctcttcctctcctttgccTTCCTGCCATACATcagctttggcaagtttgacctGTACCGCAAGCGCTGCCAGATCATCATCTTCCAGGCCGTGTTCCTGGGGTTGCTCGGCAGCCTGGTGGTCCTCTTCTACTTCTACCCTGTACGTTGTGAGTGGTGTGAGTTCCTCACCTGTATCCCCTTCACTGACAAGTTCTGTGAGAAGTACGAGCTAGATACGCAGCTGCACTGA
- the RHBDF1 gene encoding inactive rhomboid protein 1 isoform X6 has translation MSEVRRDSTSSLQRKKPPWLKLDIPAAAPPATEESSYLQPLRRQVFLRSVSMPAETVRVPSPHPELRRPVLQRQTSITQTIRRGTADWFGVSKDSDSTQKWQRKSIRHCSQRYGKLKPQVIRELDLPSQDNISLTSTETPPPLYVGPCQLGMQKIIDPLARGRAFRLVDDTSDGLSAPHTPITPGATSLCSFSSSRSGFNRLPRRRKRESVAKMSFRAAAALVKGRSVRDGVGRRAHRCSFTPASFLEEDTADFPDELDTSFFAREGVLHEELSTYPDEVFETPSEAALKDWEKAPEQADLTGGALERSELERSHLMLPLERGWRKQKEGGTVATQPKVRLRQEVVSAVGPRRGQRIAVPVRKLFAREKRPYGLGMVGRLTNRTYRKRIDSYVKRQIEDMDDHRPFFTYWLTFVHSLVTILAVCTYGIAPVGFSQHETVDSVLRNRGVYENVKYVQQENFWIGPSSVRAAGQEALIHLGAKFSPCMRQDPQVHSFIRAARERERHSACCVRNDRSGCVQTSEEECSSTLALWVKWPIHPSAPELAGHKRQFGSVCHQDPRVCDEPSSEDPHEWPDDITKWPICTKNSAGNHTNHPHMDCAITGRPCCIGTKGRCEITSREYCDFMRGYFHEEATLCSQVHCMDDVCGLLPFLNPEVPDQFYRLWLSLFLHAGILHCLVSVCFQMTILRDLEKLAGWHRISIIYLLSGITGNLASAIFLPYRAEVGPAGSQFGILACLFVELFQSWQILASPWRAFFKLLAVVLFLFTFGLLPWIDNFAHISGFVSGLFLSFAFLPYISFGKFDLYRKRCQIIIFQAVFLGLLGSLVVLFYFYPVRCEWCEFLTCIPFTDKFCEKYELDTQLH, from the exons ATGAGTGAGGTTCGCAGGGACAGCACAAGCAGCCTGCAGCGCAAGAAGCCGCCCTGGCTGAAGCTGGACATTCCAGCTGCAGCACCCCCAGCCACAGAGGAGTCCAGCTACCTGCAG CCCCTGAGGCGCCAGGTTTTCCTTCGGAGTGTGAGCATGCCAGCCGAGACCGTCCGCGTGCCTTCGCCCCACCCTGAGCTCCGGAGACCTGTGCTGCAGCGCCAGACGTCCATCACGCAGACCATCCGCAG GGGCACTGCTGACTGGTTTGGAGTGAGCAAGGAcagtgacagtacccagaagtggcAGCGCAAGAGCATCCGCCACTGCAGCCAGCGCTATGGGAAGCTGAAGCCCCAGGTCATCCGGGAGCTGGACTTGCCCAGCCAGGACAACATCTCACTGACCAGCACCGAGACACCACCCCCACTGTACGTGGGGCCGTGCCAGCTGGGCATGCAGAAG ATCATTGACCCCCTGGCCAGGGGCAGGGCTTTCCGATTGGTGGATGACACCTCTGATGGCCTGAGCGCCCCGCACACACCCATCACGCCTGGCGCCACCTCCCTCTGCTCCTTCTCCAGCTCCCGCTCGGGCTTCAACCGGCTCCCCCGGCGGCGGAAGCGAGAGTCGGTGGCCAAGATGAGCTTCCGGGCAGCTGCGGCACTGGTGAAG GGCCGCTCGGTGCGGGATGGCGTGGGGCGCAGGGCACATCGCTGCAGCTTCACTCCCGCCAgtttcctggaggaggacacGGCTGACTTCCCTGACGAGCTGGACACGTCCTTCTTTGCCCGG GAAGGAGTCCTCCACGAGGAGCTGTCCACCTACCCAGATGAAGTGTTTGAGACCCCATCGGAGGCGGCGCTCAAGGACTGGGAGAAGGCCCCGGAGCAGGCGGACCTCACGGGCGGGGCTCTGGAGCGCAGCGAGCTGGAGCGCAGCCACCTGATGCT GCCTCTGGAGCGTGGGTGGCGAAAGCAGAAGGAGGGCGGCACGGTGGCCACGCAGCCCAAGGTGCGGCTGCGGCAGGAGGTGGTGAGCGCAGTAGGGCCGCGGCGGGGCCAGCGCATCGCAGTGCCAGTGCGCAAGCTCTTCGCCCGAGAGAAGCGTCCTTACGGACTGGGAATGGTGGGCCGGCTCACCAACCGCACCTATCGTAAGCGCATCGACAGCTACGTCAAGCGGCAGATCGAGGACATGGACGACCACAG GCCCTTCTTCACCTACTGGCTCACCTTTGTGCACTCGCTTGTCACCATCCTGGCGGTCTGCACTTACGGCATCGCTCCAGTGGGCTTCTCGCAGCATGAGACGGTGGACTCG GTGCTGCGGAATCGCGGCGTCTATGAAAACGTCAAGTACGTGCAGCAGGAGAACTTCTGGATCGGGCCCAGCTCGGTGAGGGCTGCGGGCCAG GAGGCCCTCATCCACCTGGGCGCCAAGTTCTCACCCTGCATGCGACAGGACCCGCAGGTGCACAGCTTCATCCGCGCGGCTCGCGAGCGCGAGAGGCACTCCGCCTGCTGCGTGCGCAACGACCGCTCTGGCTGTGTGCAGACCTCCGAGGAAGAGTGCTCG TCCACACTGGCACTTTGGGTTAAGTGGCCCATCCATCCCAGCGCCCCAGAGCTCGCTGGCCACAAGAGGCAGTTTGGCTCTGTCTGCCACCAGGACCCCAG GGTGTGTGATGAGCCTTCCTCTGAGGACCCCCATGAGTGGCCTGATGACATCACCAAGTGGCCG ATCTGCACCAAAAACAGCGCCGGGAACCACACCAACCATCCCCACATGGACTGTGCCATCACAGGTCGGCCCTGCTGCATCGGCACCAAGGGCAG GTGTGAGATCACCTCCCGGGAGTACTGTGACTTCATGAGGGGCTACTTTCACGAGGAGGCCACACTTTGCTCTCAG GTGCACTGCATGGATGATGTGTGCGGGCTCCTGCCCTTCCTCAACCCTGAGGTGCCCGACCAGTTCTACCGCCTGTGGTTGTCCCTCTTCTTGCACGCAGG gATCCTGCACTGCCTGGTGTCCGTCTGCTTCCAGATGACCATCCTGCGGGACTTGGAGAAGCTTGCCGGTTGGCACCGCATCTCCATCATCTACCTGCTGAGTGGCATCACTGGCAACCTGGCCAGTGCCATCTTCTTGCCTTACCGTGCAGAG GTGGGCCCGGCTGGGTCGCAGTTTGGCATTCTGGCCTGCCTCTTTGTGGAGCTGTTCCAGAGCTGGCAGATCCTGGCGAGTCCGTGGCGTGCTTTCTTCAAGCTGCTGGCTGTGGTACTCTTCCTCTTCACCTTTGGGCTGCTGCCTTGGATCGACAACTTTGCCCACATCTCTGGCTTTGTCAGTGgcctcttcctctcctttgccTTCCTGCCATACATcagctttggcaagtttgacctGTACCGCAAGCGCTGCCAGATCATCATCTTCCAGGCCGTGTTCCTGGGGTTGCTCGGCAGCCTGGTGGTCCTCTTCTACTTCTACCCTGTACGTTGTGAGTGGTGTGAGTTCCTCACCTGTATCCCCTTCACTGACAAGTTCTGTGAGAAGTACGAGCTAGATACGCAGCTGCACTGA
- the RHBDF1 gene encoding inactive rhomboid protein 1 isoform X8, with product MSEVRRDSTSSLQRKKPPWLKLDIPAAAPPATEESSYLQPLRRQVFLRSVSMPAETVRVPSPHPELRRPVLQRQTSITQTIRRGTADWFGVSKDSDSTQKWQRKSIRHCSQRYGKLKPQVIRELDLPSQDNISLTSTETPPPLYVGPCQLGMQKIIDPLARGRAFRLVDDTSDGLSAPHTPITPGATSLCSFSSSRSGFNRLPRRRKRESVAKMSFRAAAALVKGRSVRDGVGRRAHRCSFTPASFLEEDTADFPDELDTSFFAREGVLHEELSTYPDEVFETPSEAALKDWEKAPEQADLTGGALERSELERSHLMLPLERGWRKQKEGGTVATQPKVRLRQEVVSAVGPRRGQRIAVPVRKLFAREKRPYGLGMVGRLTNRTYRKRIDSYVKRQIEDMDDHRPFFTYWLTFVHSLVTILAVCTYGIAPVGFSQHETVDSVLRNRGVYENVKYVQQENFWIGPSSVRAAGQEALIHLGAKFSPCMRQDPQVHSFIRAARERERHSACCVRNDRSGCVQTSEEECSSTLALWVKWPIHPSAPELAGHKRQFGSVCHQDPRVCDEPSSEDPHEWPDDITKWPICTKNSAGNHTNHPHMDCAITGRPCCIGTKGRIPKQSKTPRGMCLKWCEITSREYCDFMRGYFHEEATLCSQDPALPGVRLLPDDHPAGLGEACRLAPHLHHLPAEWHHWQPGQCHLLALPCRGGPGWVAVWHSGLPLCGAVPELADPGESVACFLQAAGCGTLPLHLWAAALDRQLCPHLWLCQWPLPLLCLPAIHQLWQV from the exons ATGAGTGAGGTTCGCAGGGACAGCACAAGCAGCCTGCAGCGCAAGAAGCCGCCCTGGCTGAAGCTGGACATTCCAGCTGCAGCACCCCCAGCCACAGAGGAGTCCAGCTACCTGCAG CCCCTGAGGCGCCAGGTTTTCCTTCGGAGTGTGAGCATGCCAGCCGAGACCGTCCGCGTGCCTTCGCCCCACCCTGAGCTCCGGAGACCTGTGCTGCAGCGCCAGACGTCCATCACGCAGACCATCCGCAG GGGCACTGCTGACTGGTTTGGAGTGAGCAAGGAcagtgacagtacccagaagtggcAGCGCAAGAGCATCCGCCACTGCAGCCAGCGCTATGGGAAGCTGAAGCCCCAGGTCATCCGGGAGCTGGACTTGCCCAGCCAGGACAACATCTCACTGACCAGCACCGAGACACCACCCCCACTGTACGTGGGGCCGTGCCAGCTGGGCATGCAGAAG ATCATTGACCCCCTGGCCAGGGGCAGGGCTTTCCGATTGGTGGATGACACCTCTGATGGCCTGAGCGCCCCGCACACACCCATCACGCCTGGCGCCACCTCCCTCTGCTCCTTCTCCAGCTCCCGCTCGGGCTTCAACCGGCTCCCCCGGCGGCGGAAGCGAGAGTCGGTGGCCAAGATGAGCTTCCGGGCAGCTGCGGCACTGGTGAAG GGCCGCTCGGTGCGGGATGGCGTGGGGCGCAGGGCACATCGCTGCAGCTTCACTCCCGCCAgtttcctggaggaggacacGGCTGACTTCCCTGACGAGCTGGACACGTCCTTCTTTGCCCGG GAAGGAGTCCTCCACGAGGAGCTGTCCACCTACCCAGATGAAGTGTTTGAGACCCCATCGGAGGCGGCGCTCAAGGACTGGGAGAAGGCCCCGGAGCAGGCGGACCTCACGGGCGGGGCTCTGGAGCGCAGCGAGCTGGAGCGCAGCCACCTGATGCT GCCTCTGGAGCGTGGGTGGCGAAAGCAGAAGGAGGGCGGCACGGTGGCCACGCAGCCCAAGGTGCGGCTGCGGCAGGAGGTGGTGAGCGCAGTAGGGCCGCGGCGGGGCCAGCGCATCGCAGTGCCAGTGCGCAAGCTCTTCGCCCGAGAGAAGCGTCCTTACGGACTGGGAATGGTGGGCCGGCTCACCAACCGCACCTATCGTAAGCGCATCGACAGCTACGTCAAGCGGCAGATCGAGGACATGGACGACCACAG GCCCTTCTTCACCTACTGGCTCACCTTTGTGCACTCGCTTGTCACCATCCTGGCGGTCTGCACTTACGGCATCGCTCCAGTGGGCTTCTCGCAGCATGAGACGGTGGACTCG GTGCTGCGGAATCGCGGCGTCTATGAAAACGTCAAGTACGTGCAGCAGGAGAACTTCTGGATCGGGCCCAGCTCGGTGAGGGCTGCGGGCCAG GAGGCCCTCATCCACCTGGGCGCCAAGTTCTCACCCTGCATGCGACAGGACCCGCAGGTGCACAGCTTCATCCGCGCGGCTCGCGAGCGCGAGAGGCACTCCGCCTGCTGCGTGCGCAACGACCGCTCTGGCTGTGTGCAGACCTCCGAGGAAGAGTGCTCG TCCACACTGGCACTTTGGGTTAAGTGGCCCATCCATCCCAGCGCCCCAGAGCTCGCTGGCCACAAGAGGCAGTTTGGCTCTGTCTGCCACCAGGACCCCAG GGTGTGTGATGAGCCTTCCTCTGAGGACCCCCATGAGTGGCCTGATGACATCACCAAGTGGCCG ATCTGCACCAAAAACAGCGCCGGGAACCACACCAACCATCCCCACATGGACTGTGCCATCACAGGTCGGCCCTGCTGCATCGGCACCAAGGGCAG AATTCCGAAACAATCCAAGACACCAAGGGGAATGTGCTTAAAATG GTGTGAGATCACCTCCCGGGAGTACTGTGACTTCATGAGGGGCTACTTTCACGAGGAGGCCACACTTTGCTCTCAG gATCCTGCACTGCCTGGTGTCCGTCTGCTTCCAGATGACCATCCTGCGGGACTTGGAGAAGCTTGCCGGTTGGCACCGCATCTCCATCATCTACCTGCTGAGTGGCATCACTGGCAACCTGGCCAGTGCCATCTTCTTGCCTTACCGTGCAGAG GTGGGCCCGGCTGGGTCGCAGTTTGGCATTCTGGCCTGCCTCTTTGTGGAGCTGTTCCAGAGCTGGCAGATCCTGGCGAGTCCGTGGCGTGCTTTCTTCAAGCTGCTGGCTGTGGTACTCTTCCTCTTCACCTTTGGGCTGCTGCCTTGGATCGACAACTTTGCCCACATCTCTGGCTTTGTCAGTGgcctcttcctctcctttgccTTCCTGCCATACATcagctttggcaagtttga